In the Hordeum vulgare subsp. vulgare chromosome 7H, MorexV3_pseudomolecules_assembly, whole genome shotgun sequence genome, one interval contains:
- the LOC123411136 gene encoding homeobox-leucine zipper protein ROC8-like codes for MDSGDDQQLQEQGQKNYHRHTPSQIQALEAAFMQCSHPDETQRAMLGRDLGLEPRKVKYWFQNRRTQKKVQQERQGNDFLRAENDRIRCENIALRDALQNAVCPSCGPPVAEDYYDEQQLRVENARLKEELAGLTYKPLGRPFTQMPQGTPQMSMATVQMGGHHQPFGRAGLSLDLYLSGAGMSEGCGQEDSGAHFSTNRQ; via the exons ATGGACTCCGGGGatgaccagcagctccaggagcaGGGCCAGAAGAACTACCACCGCCACACGCCGAGCCAGATTCAGGCGCTCGAGGC GGCGTTCATGCAATGCTCCCACCCTGACGAGACGCAGCGCGCCATGCTCGGCCGCGACCTCGGACTTGAGCCACGCAAGGTTAAGTACTGGTTTCAGAACCGCCGGACGCAGAAGAAG GTGCAGCAAGAGCGGCAGGGCAATGACTTCCTCCGCGCGGAGAACGACAGGATCCGGTGCGAGAACATTGCCCTGCGTGATGCGCTCCAGAACGCCGTCTGCCCCAGCTGCGGCCCACCCGTCGCCGAGGATTACTACGACGAGCAGCAGCTGCGCGTGGAGAACGCCCGGCTAAAGGAGGAGCTTGCCGGCCTCACCTATAAGCCCCTCGGCCGCCCGTTCACGCAGATGCCGCAGGGCACGCCGCAGATGTCCATGGCCACCGTACAGATGGGCGGGCACCACCAGCCGTTCGGGCGCGCCGGCCTGTCGCTCGACCTCTACCTCAGCGGGGCCGGCATGTCCGAAGGGTGTGGGCAGGAGGACTCGGGAGCACATTTTAGCACAAACAGACAATAA